In the genome of Myxococcus stipitatus, one region contains:
- a CDS encoding LysR family transcriptional regulator, translating to MIQLQRLEGFYRVARAEGYARAVRSFPYPITQPGIHQQVKRLEAEVGVALFERVGKDRVVLTPEGRALYSHVAPFLEGLDGVVQSLRKGEVGGTLRIHASGHVLRHLLPAWLRRLQARRPDIEVVLFEAKVPAIDILRSGDTDLVVDHLPEVPEEVEVQVVGRISPFLVLPSHHPQAKSRQVRLAALRDDAFIAYSTDAYLRELQLAELARAGVTPKRLHAADSSETILGFVAAGLGYSLLASLLPKGPREAGVVARPLPGAGSGEVHAAWRKSSARSPLIQAALSLAPKP from the coding sequence ATGATTCAGCTCCAGCGACTCGAGGGATTCTACCGAGTGGCCCGCGCCGAAGGATACGCGCGAGCCGTGCGCTCCTTCCCGTACCCCATCACGCAGCCTGGCATCCATCAGCAGGTCAAGCGCCTGGAGGCCGAGGTGGGCGTCGCCCTCTTCGAGCGCGTGGGCAAGGACCGCGTGGTGCTCACCCCCGAAGGCCGCGCGCTGTATTCACACGTCGCGCCGTTCCTGGAGGGACTCGACGGGGTGGTGCAGTCGCTGCGCAAGGGGGAGGTCGGCGGCACCTTGCGCATCCACGCCTCCGGCCACGTCCTGCGCCACCTGCTGCCCGCGTGGCTGCGGCGGCTCCAGGCGCGACGCCCCGATATCGAGGTCGTCCTCTTCGAGGCGAAGGTGCCCGCCATCGACATCCTTCGCTCCGGCGACACGGACCTCGTCGTGGACCACCTGCCGGAGGTGCCCGAGGAAGTGGAGGTCCAGGTCGTCGGCAGGATTTCGCCCTTCCTCGTGCTGCCCTCGCATCACCCCCAGGCGAAGAGTCGCCAGGTGCGGCTCGCGGCGCTCCGGGACGACGCCTTCATCGCCTACAGCACGGACGCGTACCTGCGAGAGCTTCAGCTCGCGGAGCTCGCCCGCGCGGGGGTGACACCCAAGCGGCTCCACGCCGCGGACTCCTCCGAGACCATCCTGGGCTTCGTCGCCGCGGGCCTGGGCTACTCGCTCCTGGCCTCCCTGTTGCCCAAGGGGCCTCGAGAAGCAGGCGTGGTGGCGCGGCCACTTCCCGGCGCGGGCTCGGGCGAGGTCCACGCGGCCTGGCGGAAGTCGTCCGCGCGAAGCCCGCTCATCCAGGCCGCGCTGTCACTGGCTCCCAAGCCCTGA
- a CDS encoding LysM peptidoglycan-binding domain-containing protein, whose protein sequence is MIHPVKSGDNLSTLAKRYGTTVSALMEANPQIKDANLIYTGDTLKIPGAKDGFDAAPGRKGPNLTGGMENPSSVSGPDSSGEGTKGPKGSPFDIAKSHLGKNAGSLKKEGSGVGADMEDWVPNNVNCANFVSAVLEQAGQISNKQHDNSVMGLMRKLDADPNFKRVSLKDAKPGDVVSMKVGSGEHVVMFAGWKNGKPQFIGSNNVNPDGSQRISYSSMNYPIMAVHQYRG, encoded by the coding sequence ATGATCCACCCGGTCAAGTCCGGCGACAATCTGTCCACGCTCGCGAAGCGCTACGGCACCACGGTGAGCGCGTTGATGGAGGCGAATCCGCAGATCAAGGACGCGAACCTCATCTACACGGGCGACACGCTGAAGATTCCGGGGGCGAAGGATGGCTTCGACGCCGCGCCGGGTCGCAAGGGGCCGAACCTCACGGGTGGAATGGAGAACCCGTCCTCCGTCTCGGGCCCGGACTCGTCGGGTGAAGGCACCAAGGGCCCCAAGGGCAGCCCGTTCGACATCGCGAAGTCGCACCTGGGCAAGAACGCGGGCTCGCTGAAGAAGGAGGGCTCGGGCGTGGGCGCGGACATGGAGGACTGGGTCCCCAACAACGTCAACTGCGCCAACTTCGTCTCCGCGGTGCTCGAGCAGGCCGGGCAGATCTCCAACAAGCAGCACGACAACAGCGTGATGGGGCTGATGCGCAAGCTGGACGCGGACCCGAACTTCAAGCGCGTGTCGCTGAAGGACGCGAAGCCCGGCGACGTCGTCTCCATGAAGGTGGGCAGCGGCGAGCACGTGGTGATGTTCGCGGGCTGGAAGAACGGCAAGCCCCAGTTCATCGGCTCCAACAACGTCAACCCGGACGGCTCGCAGCGCATCAGCTACAGCAGCATGAACTACCCCATCATGGCGGTTCACCAGTACCGCGGCTGA
- a CDS encoding L-erythro-3,5-diaminohexanoate dehydrogenase — protein MDSGVDVYGLSRVVGTTGLFPQRAGRLDPSLPCRASELLVDVERLNIDAASFEQLAREAGDDDALIAERVKHIVNECGKMHNPRTGSGGIFIGRVREVGPLHPSRGQLLVGDRIASLVSLTLTPLVIEEILAIRREAHRVDVRGHAILFATGSYAKLPEDLSDTLALAALDVCGAPALVARHLRPGMTVAVLGAGKGGALCLAQARRSVGASGRLVVIDIDEAALAELREARLCDVALALDATRAVEVQEHVRRATNGALCDLVVNCVSVQDTEMATILCVRDGGMAIFFSMATSFTAASLGADGVSRDVTLVMGNGYVPGHADLTLGLLRTEPGLRRLFERRFTCVSRPDWARPAGAGHPPACP, from the coding sequence ATGGATTCAGGGGTCGATGTCTATGGGTTGTCACGCGTCGTCGGTACGACAGGGCTCTTTCCCCAGAGAGCTGGCCGCCTCGATCCGTCGCTGCCCTGCCGGGCGTCGGAGCTTCTCGTCGACGTCGAGCGTCTCAACATCGACGCGGCCTCCTTCGAGCAGCTTGCTCGCGAGGCCGGTGACGACGACGCGCTCATCGCCGAGCGCGTGAAACACATCGTCAACGAGTGCGGGAAGATGCACAACCCGAGGACGGGCTCGGGGGGAATCTTCATCGGCCGGGTGCGGGAGGTGGGACCCCTGCATCCCTCGAGAGGTCAGCTCCTGGTGGGTGACAGGATTGCGTCGCTCGTCAGCCTCACGCTGACGCCGTTGGTCATCGAGGAGATTCTGGCCATTCGACGAGAGGCCCACCGGGTGGATGTGCGGGGCCACGCCATCCTCTTTGCCACGGGCAGCTACGCGAAGCTTCCCGAGGACCTGTCGGACACACTCGCCCTGGCCGCGCTGGACGTCTGTGGTGCACCGGCGCTCGTCGCGCGTCACCTCCGTCCGGGAATGACCGTCGCGGTGCTGGGCGCGGGGAAGGGAGGGGCGTTGTGTCTGGCTCAGGCGCGGCGGAGCGTGGGCGCTTCAGGGCGGCTGGTCGTCATCGACATCGACGAGGCCGCGCTCGCGGAGCTGCGAGAGGCCCGGCTCTGTGACGTAGCCCTGGCGCTGGATGCCACCCGGGCGGTGGAGGTGCAGGAACACGTCCGCCGCGCGACGAACGGCGCGCTCTGTGACCTGGTGGTCAATTGCGTGTCCGTCCAGGACACGGAGATGGCGACCATCCTGTGCGTCCGCGATGGGGGCATGGCCATCTTCTTCTCCATGGCCACCAGCTTCACCGCGGCCTCGCTCGGCGCCGACGGCGTGAGCCGCGACGTCACGCTGGTGATGGGCAATGGCTACGTCCCCGGGCACGCGGACCTCACCCTGGGGTTGCTGCGTACCGAGCCTGGGCTGCGCCGGCTCTTCGAGCGCCGGTTCACCTGCGTTAGCCGTCCTGATTGGGCCCGACCAGCCGGGGCCGGTCATCCCCCGGCGTGCCCGTGA
- a CDS encoding TIGR00266 family protein encodes MAQMHEVDFKIHGDDLQFVEVELDPQEAAVAEAGTLMYMDDGIEMETIFGDGSEKKSGFLGSLLGAGKRLLTGESLFTTVFLNRGSGKRKVAFAAPYPGKIIAVNLRELGGELIAQKDSFLAAAKGVSLGIAFQKKLGTGLFGGEGFIMQRLQGDGLAFIHAGGTLLERTLAPGELLRVDTGCIVAFQPSVDYDIQMVSGIKTAFFGGEGLFFATLRGPGKVWLQSLPFSRLAGRILSAAGPGGSRDEGSVLKGTGLGSLLGDD; translated from the coding sequence ATGGCGCAGATGCACGAGGTCGACTTCAAGATCCACGGTGATGACCTCCAGTTCGTGGAGGTGGAGCTGGACCCGCAGGAGGCCGCGGTCGCCGAGGCCGGCACGCTGATGTACATGGACGACGGCATCGAGATGGAGACCATCTTCGGTGACGGCTCGGAGAAGAAGAGCGGCTTTCTGGGCTCGCTGCTGGGCGCGGGCAAGCGGCTGCTGACGGGTGAATCGCTCTTCACCACCGTCTTCCTCAACCGGGGCAGCGGCAAGCGCAAGGTGGCCTTCGCGGCGCCCTATCCCGGGAAGATCATCGCGGTGAATCTCCGGGAGCTCGGCGGCGAGCTGATCGCGCAGAAGGACAGCTTCCTCGCGGCGGCCAAGGGTGTCTCGCTGGGCATCGCCTTCCAGAAGAAGCTGGGCACGGGCCTGTTCGGCGGCGAGGGCTTCATCATGCAGCGGCTCCAGGGTGATGGCCTAGCCTTCATCCACGCGGGAGGCACGCTGCTCGAGCGCACGCTGGCGCCGGGCGAGCTGCTGCGCGTGGACACCGGCTGCATCGTCGCGTTCCAGCCCTCGGTGGACTACGACATCCAGATGGTGAGCGGCATCAAGACAGCCTTCTTCGGCGGCGAGGGCCTGTTCTTCGCCACGCTGCGAGGCCCCGGCAAGGTGTGGCTCCAGTCGCTGCCCTTCAGCCGGCTCGCGGGCCGCATCCTCTCCGCCGCGGGCCCGGGAGGCTCGAGGGACGAGGGCAGCGTGCTCAAGGGCACGGGCCTGGGTTCGCTGCTCGGCGACGACTGA
- a CDS encoding slipin family protein, which translates to MSFFMRVDVVQNERAFVLVDEVPQRYLSPGRYRLNHPFRSVRVVRVPTNTLVANLDTELLALVPPSDLQVIDLGPDERAVLYHRGRPAKWLGRGQHQVWLVDNVKVERVDTSGVATAPLRDDVRALVPANDYVEATSADGSVVLRYVDGALDAVLPAGRHAAWTVARKVQLAVIDLRERLLHVTGQEVMTKDRVTLRLNLSTAFRVADARRLAVVARTPDDILYLAMQLAAREAVAARTLDELLASREIVAEGLFSEVKGRAESVGLEVLHFGIKDIVLPGEMKNLLNRVIQAQKEAEANVITRREETAATRSLAQTAKVLAENPLLVRLKELEAYKDLAAKVGQVHLVLGEGAVPSLQLKG; encoded by the coding sequence ATGAGCTTCTTCATGCGTGTGGATGTGGTGCAGAACGAGCGTGCCTTCGTCCTGGTGGACGAGGTCCCCCAGCGCTACCTCTCTCCGGGCCGCTACCGCCTGAACCATCCGTTCCGCAGCGTGCGCGTCGTCCGCGTTCCCACGAACACGCTCGTCGCCAACCTCGACACGGAGCTGCTCGCCCTCGTGCCTCCGTCGGACCTCCAGGTCATCGACCTGGGCCCCGACGAGCGCGCCGTCCTCTACCACCGCGGCCGCCCCGCGAAGTGGCTGGGCCGCGGCCAGCACCAGGTGTGGCTGGTGGACAACGTGAAGGTGGAGCGCGTGGACACGTCCGGCGTGGCCACGGCCCCGCTGCGTGACGACGTGCGCGCCCTGGTGCCCGCCAACGACTACGTGGAGGCCACGTCCGCCGACGGCAGCGTGGTGCTGCGCTACGTGGACGGCGCGCTGGACGCGGTGCTTCCCGCGGGCCGCCATGCCGCGTGGACGGTGGCGCGCAAGGTCCAGCTCGCCGTCATCGACCTGCGTGAGCGCCTGCTCCACGTGACGGGCCAGGAGGTGATGACGAAGGACCGCGTGACGCTGCGCCTCAACCTCTCCACGGCCTTCCGCGTGGCGGATGCGCGCCGCCTCGCGGTGGTCGCGCGCACGCCGGACGACATCCTCTACCTGGCCATGCAGCTGGCGGCCCGCGAGGCGGTGGCGGCCCGCACGCTGGATGAGCTGCTCGCCTCGCGCGAGATTGTCGCCGAGGGCCTCTTCTCCGAGGTGAAGGGCCGCGCCGAGTCGGTGGGCCTGGAGGTGCTGCACTTCGGCATCAAGGACATCGTGCTCCCGGGTGAGATGAAGAACCTGCTCAACCGCGTCATCCAGGCCCAGAAGGAGGCCGAGGCCAACGTCATCACGCGCCGCGAGGAGACGGCCGCCACGCGCTCCCTGGCGCAGACGGCGAAGGTGCTCGCGGAGAACCCGCTGCTGGTGCGCCTCAAGGAGCTCGAGGCGTACAAGGACCTCGCCGCCAAGGTCGGCCAGGTCCACCTGGTGCTCGGCGAGGGCGCGGTGCCCTCGCTCCAGCTCAAGGGCTGA
- a CDS encoding ATP-grasp domain-containing protein, translating to MFQGLQLLIPAKADPERDAVARAWEVGGGTVLRVDRFWSPPEVEPAKTRVYGNDTFCLVLAQKLGLTLESPVDDLLLSVDASWLGREVLGSTLEQVVTGPFPRFIKPQVPKLFRARVWNEPEALLAECRGLDPKTLVLSSEVVDLRAEARAWVLDGHVVTCALYEGEGHVSTARSFLDTVARQTRLPPACVLDAAWVEGSGWVLLEANAAWGAGLNGCDASEAARCIAAASHI from the coding sequence ATGTTCCAGGGGCTCCAGTTGTTGATACCAGCAAAGGCCGACCCGGAGCGCGACGCGGTCGCTCGCGCCTGGGAAGTGGGGGGCGGCACGGTGCTGAGAGTCGACCGGTTCTGGAGTCCTCCCGAGGTGGAGCCCGCGAAGACCCGCGTCTATGGGAACGACACGTTCTGCCTCGTCCTGGCCCAGAAGCTGGGCCTCACGCTCGAGTCCCCTGTGGATGACTTGTTGTTGAGCGTGGACGCGTCCTGGCTGGGTCGGGAGGTCCTGGGCTCCACGCTGGAGCAGGTCGTCACCGGCCCCTTCCCGCGCTTCATCAAGCCCCAGGTGCCCAAGCTCTTCCGCGCGCGCGTGTGGAACGAACCCGAGGCGCTCCTCGCGGAGTGCCGGGGGTTGGACCCGAAGACCCTCGTCCTGTCCTCGGAGGTCGTCGACCTGCGCGCGGAGGCACGCGCGTGGGTGCTGGACGGCCACGTCGTGACGTGTGCCCTCTACGAGGGGGAGGGCCATGTCTCGACGGCCCGGTCCTTCCTCGACACCGTGGCTCGACAGACGCGACTTCCGCCCGCCTGTGTCCTGGATGCGGCCTGGGTCGAGGGCTCGGGCTGGGTGCTGCTGGAGGCCAATGCCGCGTGGGGCGCGGGCCTCAATGGCTGCGATGCGAGCGAAGCCGCGCGATGCATCGCCGCGGCCTCACACATCTGA
- a CDS encoding YiaA/YiaB family inner membrane protein: protein MSRSAPKVIVPHSSAWVIQTWLSFALSVGVMSLGIWHLPVDAWMKAFLGMGMLFTVGSTFSLSKTVRDQHEMEQLGTRLDEARVARMLSEHDPIAPPKL, encoded by the coding sequence ATGTCCCGTTCCGCGCCGAAGGTCATCGTTCCCCACAGCTCCGCGTGGGTCATCCAGACGTGGCTGTCCTTTGCCCTCTCGGTGGGAGTGATGAGCCTGGGCATCTGGCACCTGCCCGTGGACGCATGGATGAAGGCGTTCCTCGGGATGGGGATGTTGTTCACGGTGGGCTCGACGTTCAGCCTGTCGAAGACGGTGCGAGACCAGCACGAGATGGAACAGCTCGGCACGCGGCTGGATGAGGCCCGCGTGGCGAGGATGCTCTCCGAGCACGACCCCATCGCGCCGCCGAAGCTCTAG
- a CDS encoding acyl-CoA dehydrogenase → MSSSTNHYVPNLRDIEFNLFEFLDIGRTSLGHAPFGDLDETAARQLLETFALLSKTELSPSFDESEHTPPKLENGEVTLPPGLKKSMAAYFDAGMHLLEQPTHLGGMGAPPSLFWATFELIVGSNASLAFYTLGNLVARVIDRLGTEPQKRRFLPHMVDRRWGGSMVLTEPDAGSDVGAARTKARPVGGDIWEIEGVKRFITNGDSDMNENIIHMVLARPEGAPPGTKGLSLFVVPKFWVNEDGSLGERNGVVCTKLEKKMGLKGSVTCELTFGDGQPSRGILLGEVHDGIRQMFHIIEQARMAVGVKSMSALSAGYQRALAFSKDRLQGADLMKARDKTAPRVPIFQHPDVRRMLMAQKAYSEGMRALCLFTASVQDGVEMKGGHRATEAGELDTLNDMLLPLVKGYCSEKVYELLALSLQVHGGSGYLMDYPVEQYIRDQKIDTLYEGTTHIQALDLLMRKVARDGGATLQGLLSQIRETADGDLGGGELQTERAALGKALGDLEMMLGTLMGKLGESVYHVGLQGNRVLAAVAEVVIGWLLVRHAGVALERMKTNPADKAFYVGKFASARWYCAEVLPGLAHAARMVEAGTLDLLEVPEESY, encoded by the coding sequence ATGTCGTCGTCGACGAACCACTACGTCCCCAACCTTCGCGATATCGAGTTCAACCTCTTCGAGTTTCTCGATATCGGCCGCACCTCGTTGGGACACGCGCCCTTCGGCGACCTGGATGAGACGGCGGCGCGGCAGCTCCTGGAGACGTTCGCGCTGCTGAGCAAGACCGAGCTGTCCCCCTCCTTCGACGAGTCCGAGCACACGCCGCCCAAGCTGGAGAACGGCGAGGTGACGTTGCCTCCGGGGCTCAAGAAGTCGATGGCGGCCTACTTCGACGCCGGCATGCACCTGCTGGAGCAGCCGACGCACCTGGGCGGCATGGGCGCGCCGCCCTCGCTGTTCTGGGCCACCTTCGAGCTGATTGTCGGCTCCAACGCCTCGCTGGCCTTCTACACGCTGGGCAACCTGGTCGCGCGAGTCATCGACCGGCTGGGCACGGAGCCGCAGAAGCGCCGCTTCCTGCCGCACATGGTGGACCGTCGCTGGGGCGGGTCCATGGTGCTGACGGAGCCGGACGCCGGCAGCGACGTGGGCGCCGCGCGCACCAAGGCGCGTCCCGTGGGCGGGGACATCTGGGAGATTGAAGGCGTCAAGCGCTTCATCACCAACGGCGACTCGGACATGAACGAGAACATCATCCACATGGTGCTCGCGCGTCCGGAAGGCGCACCGCCGGGCACCAAGGGCCTGTCCCTCTTCGTGGTGCCCAAGTTCTGGGTGAACGAGGACGGCAGCCTGGGTGAGCGCAACGGCGTCGTGTGCACCAAGCTGGAGAAGAAGATGGGGCTGAAGGGCTCCGTCACCTGTGAGCTGACGTTCGGCGATGGCCAGCCCTCGCGCGGCATCCTCCTGGGCGAGGTCCACGACGGCATCCGCCAGATGTTCCACATCATCGAGCAGGCCCGCATGGCGGTGGGCGTGAAGTCCATGTCCGCGCTGTCCGCGGGCTACCAGCGCGCGCTGGCCTTCTCGAAGGACCGGCTCCAGGGCGCGGACCTGATGAAGGCGCGCGACAAGACGGCGCCGCGCGTGCCCATCTTCCAGCACCCGGACGTGCGCCGCATGCTGATGGCGCAGAAGGCGTACTCGGAAGGCATGCGCGCGCTGTGTCTCTTCACCGCCTCCGTCCAGGACGGCGTGGAGATGAAGGGCGGCCACCGCGCCACCGAGGCCGGCGAGCTGGACACGCTCAACGACATGCTGCTGCCGCTGGTGAAGGGCTACTGCTCGGAGAAGGTGTACGAGCTGCTCGCGCTCTCGCTCCAGGTGCACGGCGGCTCCGGCTACCTGATGGACTACCCGGTGGAGCAGTACATCCGGGACCAGAAGATCGACACGCTCTACGAGGGCACCACGCACATCCAGGCGCTGGACCTGCTCATGCGCAAGGTGGCGCGGGATGGCGGCGCGACGCTCCAGGGCCTGCTGTCACAGATTCGCGAGACGGCCGACGGCGACCTGGGCGGCGGAGAGCTCCAGACGGAGCGCGCCGCGCTGGGCAAGGCGCTGGGCGACCTGGAGATGATGCTCGGCACGCTGATGGGGAAGCTGGGCGAGTCCGTGTACCACGTGGGCCTGCAGGGCAACCGCGTGCTGGCCGCCGTCGCCGAGGTGGTCATCGGCTGGCTGCTGGTGCGGCACGCGGGCGTGGCGCTGGAGCGGATGAAGACCAACCCCGCGGACAAGGCCTTCTACGTGGGCAAGTTCGCGAGCGCGCGCTGGTACTGCGCGGAGGTCCTCCCCGGCCTCGCCCACGCCGCGCGCATGGTGGAGGCCGGCACGCTGGACCTGCTGGAGGTCCCCGAGGAGTCGTACTGA
- a CDS encoding cytochrome c oxidase assembly factor Coa1 family protein, whose translation MRPSPLDSPWQSWAVAAALVLGGLGCFTGGVLWVTRSLFQDIERELRRNDVHRLVLRTAEAMPRVTEQLGTPLTSSFLTLRAHDGATSHGGRVDFDLSVQGPRGRGILEAHVAYTQEAWTLHELVLHPEAGDSVAIPAGGSTPALPPD comes from the coding sequence ATGCGCCCGAGCCCCCTCGACAGTCCCTGGCAGAGCTGGGCCGTGGCGGCGGCGCTCGTGCTCGGAGGACTCGGCTGCTTCACCGGCGGGGTGCTCTGGGTGACACGCTCGCTCTTCCAGGACATCGAGCGTGAGCTGCGCCGCAACGACGTCCACCGCCTCGTCCTGCGCACCGCCGAAGCCATGCCTCGGGTCACCGAGCAGCTGGGCACACCGCTGACCAGCAGCTTCCTCACCCTACGCGCCCACGACGGCGCCACCTCCCACGGGGGACGCGTGGACTTCGACCTCTCCGTGCAGGGACCTCGCGGGCGCGGCATCCTGGAGGCCCACGTCGCCTACACGCAGGAGGCCTGGACGCTCCACGAGCTGGTGCTCCACCCGGAGGCGGGTGATTCCGTGGCCATCCCGGCGGGAGGCAGCACGCCCGCCCTGCCTCCTGACTGA
- a CDS encoding class I SAM-dependent DNA methyltransferase produces MTPGWQEDEVRSIYTEIAPSYEALFPVLSRYDDRVERFLSEAVTPGCRVLDVGCGPGLHTRDLDASVSVLGTDLSPEMLALARQARPSGEWRVHSYYQPLPPEWGRFDVALAVGCLDFCDDLPRVLAHLSEALAPGGRLLFTALERRPGHEAHEAPTREIPTGGPPVTLHLYSFEEAARAVRTAGLQPRAYVHAPGWVQLTEQRTLWFGWWSVERP; encoded by the coding sequence ATGACGCCTGGTTGGCAGGAAGACGAGGTCCGGAGCATCTACACGGAGATTGCCCCGTCCTACGAGGCGCTCTTCCCGGTGCTGAGCCGGTATGACGACCGCGTGGAGCGCTTCCTCTCGGAGGCGGTGACGCCTGGGTGTCGCGTGCTCGACGTCGGCTGCGGACCGGGCCTCCACACCCGGGACCTGGACGCCTCCGTGTCCGTGCTCGGCACGGACCTGTCTCCGGAGATGCTCGCGCTCGCGCGCCAAGCCCGACCCTCCGGGGAGTGGCGCGTCCACAGCTACTACCAACCGCTGCCTCCGGAGTGGGGGCGCTTCGACGTGGCGCTCGCCGTGGGCTGCCTCGACTTCTGTGACGACCTGCCCCGAGTCCTCGCGCATCTCTCCGAGGCACTCGCCCCCGGAGGAAGACTCCTCTTCACCGCGCTGGAGCGGCGCCCCGGACATGAAGCCCATGAGGCCCCCACGCGTGAGATTCCCACCGGCGGGCCCCCGGTGACGCTGCACCTGTACTCGTTCGAGGAGGCCGCCCGCGCGGTGCGCACCGCGGGACTGCAACCCCGTGCCTATGTGCACGCGCCGGGTTGGGTGCAGCTCACGGAACAACGGACCTTGTGGTTCGGCTGGTGGAGCGTCGAGCGCCCCTGA
- a CDS encoding zinc ribbon domain-containing protein — protein sequence MSMIQFTRNYTDRSNDYGFQFEFFCDKCGNGHMSPFIASKVGVATGLLRAAGSFFGGTIGRAAHAGTHLKDALRGQGWDDAYAEAVDAGKQHFKNCTRCGKWVCPRSCWNEGRGLCETCAPDLAEEAASIQAHVAVEQAREKARTVDHVATLDMKQTRTVACPHCAAKVDGGKFCTECGKPLAAQKLSCGKCGTDIPASAKFCPECGSPRSG from the coding sequence ATGTCGATGATTCAGTTCACGCGCAATTACACGGACCGCTCGAACGACTACGGGTTTCAGTTCGAGTTCTTTTGTGACAAGTGCGGCAACGGGCACATGTCACCCTTCATCGCGAGCAAGGTGGGCGTCGCCACCGGGCTCCTGCGGGCGGCGGGCTCCTTCTTCGGCGGAACCATCGGCCGCGCGGCGCACGCGGGCACGCACCTGAAGGACGCACTGCGAGGCCAGGGCTGGGACGACGCCTACGCCGAGGCCGTGGACGCCGGGAAGCAGCACTTCAAGAACTGCACCCGCTGCGGCAAGTGGGTGTGTCCGCGCTCGTGTTGGAACGAGGGGCGCGGGCTGTGTGAGACGTGCGCGCCGGACCTCGCGGAGGAGGCCGCCTCCATCCAGGCGCACGTCGCGGTGGAGCAGGCGCGCGAGAAGGCACGCACGGTGGACCACGTCGCGACGCTCGATATGAAACAGACGCGGACGGTGGCGTGCCCGCACTGCGCCGCGAAGGTGGACGGTGGCAAGTTCTGCACGGAATGCGGCAAGCCTCTCGCCGCCCAGAAGCTGAGCTGTGGGAAGTGCGGCACCGACATTCCGGCGAGCGCGAAGTTCTGCCCGGAATGTGGTTCACCCCGGAGTGGGTGA
- a CDS encoding metallophosphoesterase, producing the protein MRTGPPRVLRWLMSLGGILALLGSLHAYLAMRLFSSPEWPAPWGGVGATLVALLFVSIPVGLMGGFGLPSAARRVLQWVSFVWLGSFGILLSAMVVADVAGAVAGWTGLVADPLLLAKWKAVGVGAVTVPAVLYAFVTARGRATVERVTVPMAGLAPGLGGLRVVQISDVHVGPTLDGRWLRRVVEQVNALKPDIIAVTGDLVDGSVEALREEVRPLAELRASLGVFYVTGNHEYYHGGPAWEAEVARLGLTVLRNTHRVVERDGARLVIAGVTDHDAGHIVPAHASRPTAALAEAPSDVPVVLLAHQPRSALRVAEAGVRVDLQLSGHTHGGQVFPFMFFIKLQQPVVKGLATVAGVRVYTHRGTGYWGPPLRLGPSPEIAELTLVPAS; encoded by the coding sequence ATGCGCACGGGCCCGCCGCGCGTGCTGCGCTGGTTGATGTCCCTGGGCGGCATCCTCGCGTTGCTGGGCTCGCTGCATGCGTACCTGGCGATGCGCTTGTTCTCGAGCCCCGAGTGGCCCGCCCCGTGGGGCGGGGTGGGCGCGACGCTGGTGGCGCTGCTGTTCGTGTCGATACCCGTGGGGTTGATGGGTGGGTTCGGCCTGCCCTCGGCGGCGCGGCGTGTGCTGCAGTGGGTGTCCTTCGTGTGGCTCGGGAGCTTCGGCATCCTGCTCAGCGCGATGGTGGTGGCGGACGTGGCGGGTGCGGTGGCGGGATGGACGGGCCTGGTGGCGGACCCGTTGTTGCTCGCGAAGTGGAAGGCCGTGGGCGTGGGCGCGGTGACGGTGCCCGCGGTGCTCTACGCCTTCGTCACGGCGCGAGGCCGCGCGACGGTGGAGCGGGTGACGGTGCCGATGGCGGGGCTGGCGCCGGGGCTGGGGGGCCTGAGGGTGGTGCAGATTTCAGACGTCCACGTGGGGCCCACGCTGGATGGTCGGTGGCTGCGGCGCGTGGTGGAGCAGGTGAACGCGCTGAAGCCAGACATCATCGCGGTGACGGGGGACCTGGTCGACGGAAGCGTGGAGGCGCTGCGTGAGGAGGTGCGCCCGCTCGCGGAGCTGCGCGCGTCGCTGGGCGTGTTCTACGTGACGGGCAATCACGAGTACTACCACGGGGGCCCCGCCTGGGAGGCGGAGGTGGCTCGGCTGGGGCTCACGGTGCTGCGCAACACGCATCGCGTGGTGGAGCGGGATGGGGCGCGGCTGGTCATCGCGGGCGTGACGGACCACGACGCGGGCCACATCGTCCCCGCGCACGCGAGCCGTCCCACCGCGGCGCTCGCGGAGGCCCCGAGCGACGTGCCGGTGGTGTTGCTGGCGCATCAGCCTCGCTCCGCGCTGCGCGTGGCCGAGGCCGGAGTGCGTGTGGATCTCCAGCTCTCCGGGCACACGCATGGCGGGCAGGTCTTCCCGTTCATGTTCTTCATCAAGCTGCAGCAGCCCGTGGTGAAGGGGCTCGCGACCGTGGCCGGCGTGCGCGTGTACACGCACCGGGGCACGGGCTACTGGGGGCCTCCGCTGCGACTGGGGCCTTCCCCTGAGATCGCCGAGCTGACCCTGGTGCCCGCGAGCTGA